The Acipenser ruthenus chromosome 11, fAciRut3.2 maternal haplotype, whole genome shotgun sequence region TGAGACTTGCATCCAGCTGTGTCCTTCCCAGGTATCTCCATAACAACCATTCAGTATTTTTATACTCAATGGTGGGCTGAGTGATGACTGTTTCTTCtgttgctatttttgctgtataATTTGGTAGCCCATTTGGATTCCCATTTTTGAGACAGCTCACAACATAAAAGAAACTCAGGACAATGAATACACATAATGACGTAAGCAGAACCCCCAACTCTAATTGCACATTGTTTAAATGATCTTTGAGAGGGTTATATATTGAAGCATATTACTGTCTGAGATTGTTATTCAGAGTTCAATAACCATGGGAAATAGAATATGTCTACTTGCTAGTTTTTGCTATGTGACAAAAATGGAGCGTGGCAGACTTTCAGTggattattttacatacatacatacatacatacatacatacattaatactTACATATATTTGTATCATACAGTAGCTGCAGTGTTTCAGCAATACATCTCTGGACGtccaacatttttgtttttcaaaattctTACAAAACATAAAGTGACAATGCTAGAAGtgtgtaatgttttcattttacttGGTtagtttccaaaaaaaataaaaatttccCTTCTGCAGTTCAAGCCCTGAATACAGATAGTTTGAGTTAGGCGCCCGCATTCATGTCCCTCTCAATCTATTTTCATCTACTGAGTTAACATCTAACCTCACACGGTCAATCACGTAACATGTCAACTGGTTCTGTTCTTTCTGATAACAAAATATTTTGAGAAACACTGAATACTTTGTTGAGCTGATTGTCATCAccaaaaatgatacatttccaaACACTATATATAGACATACATACCCTTACAGTACTGCTGTCTGTGTTCACTTCTGGTGCATTGCTGCAATCTGACAAATGTGACGTTAAGAATGATTTAAAGGTTTTTAACAGGATTTGCTTTTGGTAGTAGACAAGTTAGTAATGATTGACTGGCCACTACAGAAAATAGCACTTAGAACATATTTTAACAGCATACAACCTCTTAGGGAATATATATTTGAATTGCATAGAGAAGGCAGGACAATCAGCAAACCTGGTAGGCAGTGTACATTTCGGATTGATTTAAAATGACATcacaacatacagtatgtgttgtaTTGAGAAATCAACCTCAGTGTCTcaataaatgttgaaatacagCAAGACAATTATAGGCACTATTTGTCTTTGAATATATACACATTTGTGCAATTGCTGAATGGCTGTGACTGCAAAGATATGCATAGAACATTTATATTGTTACTGTTATAAGGTATGCCTCTGCAGTATTTCATTATACATTAATCTAGCCTACAGTTGCTGAGTGAGATGCACACTCAGTAATATATCGGTTGCTATGGTTACAACAGAAATGCTTCTGCAGTATTGGATTATAAATTCCTCTGACCCAGCATCCCAGAGCTCTGCAGCTCTCAGTCATTGAGTGACAGCTCTAACAGACTGCACCAAATTCCAGCCAATCAGGTATAAGAACACACATACCGTGTGCCATGTCCTTTATTAATAATTTCTGTAGGATTTCTAACGTCAAACTTTTAGTGTATAGAGATATGCAGCCTGAATGGAACCATGCAATAGTCATGAATGACCTAGAAACAGGAATAACTGCAtgatttgatattttaaatgGCGAAGACGCGACTCCACATGCAATCTTCCAATGTGCGGCTGTCCTTGGAGGCCAATTAAAGTGGGTATAAATACACGTGCTGATTTACTCATTCTATGTGTGGCATTAACAATACATGTACAATATTAATTAGCGAACTGTGTATAGTCATATATGTTAGGGCTCACTGCAGGTTTACAAAAGCACGTGTTGTGCTTCTCCATGTCAAAAtcaataggctgtgtggtccagtggttaaagaaatgggcttgtaaccaggacgaactcggttcaaatcccacttcagccactgactcattgtgtgaccctgagcaagtcacataacctccttATGCTTGGTCTTTCagttgagacgtaattgtaagtgactctgcagctggtacatagttcacacaccctagtctctgtaagtcgccttggataaagtcgtctgctaaataaactaataaatagaaataacaaTTTTTCAAGATTGTTTTCGATTATTATATAGCCAAGAACCTTTACATTAATCAAAATGattgttttattacaaataattaaattgcAGGTACAATTTACACATAATTAATCATATAAATTGTACTCCTGACTTTACATTAGTAACAAGAACAtactacaataaatacataaacaaataataataataataataataataataataataataataataataatacaaatgactGCTGAATAAGAAAACTTTGTTTATAGTGCTTTTTTGATGCAACTAAAATGGTAATACAACATAAGCATTAGCATGTTGATGAATTTCGAATTATTAGGAAGAAAAATCACATGGACATTGTTATTATTCTTTTACCTTGGAAACAGAGTTTAAATGAAGGCAACTAATCATACAGTATTAGAAAAAATGGAAAGGATTGTGAACCCGCTATTATGCCATTTACTGTACTCTGAGTCATATACCAGTACCTCACAAAAATGTTGACAAACCACATTATAATACAGATGTACATTTTTGAGTGTTGGGACTCCAAGCTAAATggacttttctttatttttcttgctGTGCTCTGAAAAGCACGTGATACCTGTTTATGAATCAGATGCTCGGATCGACATGCACGAGGGTCATTTCAGCACCACGGTCAGCGACAGAAGCGAAGAGGAGTACACGTTTCAAGGACGGCCTTAAAAAAAACGAATGCATGAATTCAGAAAGATATGATATTATTAACTTTATGTATCCTTCCAAACGAGTTTAGAAAGCAAGCTAAATTATACATGTAtgatcttttttttcaatttaatttaattttgtacttttttttagcTACACTGTTGGCTGACAACCTAATGTAGCCAGTACTTGAGTTCAGCCCAATAGTTAGTAAACCCATGTATCTTTAGAAATAAATGATGACTTTTACTGATTGCATTAAAGGATAAGCTTTACAAAGCGGATGAACTATTGCTGTCCCAACTGTTGAAATTAGAAGGACATACTTACACTAACTTACACTAATGCTTTATGTTGTTTCAGGTTTCAGGTAAACACTTTACTAatacattcttcttcttcttcttcttcttcttcttcttcttcttcttcttcttcttcttcttcttcttcttattggaGTAAAGTAACTTTATTTTGTCGAAACACGACTAAACTTGTAAACAGTAAAGCACAGTATTGCTGCGTTAAATAGTTGTTCTTTCAATAGTAAAGTTTGTCTTAAAACCAATCTATAGCGTTCTGAACAAAAACATATCCTATACTTATATAATGAACACAAATCAAATCTCAAGAGTAGCCCATTCCATTAAAATATACGATGCACTGCCAAATATGCCATTAGTGACCAGTGCACATGGGAAAAGGGCAAATGCAATTTGTTGATTCAGTACAGCTCGATTGTACTGAAACAAAGACAATATCATTAATGAGGATAATTTTGTTAATTTCCCACCAAAAATCCATACATAACAAATAACTCACTCTCGGGTCTCATTATTTtgtatatcgttttttttttttaatatacaatataaaacaatacgTTTTATACATTTCAACAGTATTGGCACATTGGACGGTGTAGTAACACTTTGTTGTAAAATCGTACATTCAAATAGACAGTATGAGGTTTAGTAATGTGCAATACGTCTGTTAAAGGCCAGCACCTTGGGTAGCTCCCTTTTCAATTCCGAAGATGAACACTGCTCGCTATCATTCCGTCCCCCCTCcccaaatgaaataaatatataaataaataatctaaaacaTTGACACACTAGCTAACATGTTGGTTGCTACACTGCAGCTCTGCGTTAACATCCATTTTAAAGCCACAATGAAAGAACATTTAGAATACACCTTAGGCATGCATTTGTTTAACCACTCCTTCCCGGATATCTCCCAGTGTACTGTGATTCACAGTAGCATAAAGGGTATTTATTTTACACTGATATACAACACGAAATATCTCTTATCACTAAAAGGATACCTCTATCTATTTTGATCCACAGGCTCTAGTGCACATTACTTTTCATTATAACCCTTTACCCCACAGTCCCGATCACCGTCGTTTTACTcggaggtgaaaaaaaaaatctacgctgtccattttgtttttaaatctgtcttttttttaacGGTCAAGATTGATAGTCCAATGTCCATTCGCTTCCCTGGTTTCCCCTTCATTTTTCAGGTCCTGGAACACCTGAGTGAAGAAATGCGGATCGGAATTGATCATCAGCATGTTGGCACTCATTTTGTCAATGACCTGCAGGCATCGCTCCCAGAACACCTCCTTGTTGGTCTCCACTAGAAAGGGTTTTAGTGGGTAAGAAATCTCGTTACCCATGTACGAGTAAGCCAAGTAGAGGCAGGTCAGAAAGGTGGCTTGAAGTTCATATTCACTGGCGATTTCGTCGCTTACAGCATCTCTGCAAAGTAAATAGACGAACACCAGGTTAGCAGGGGTTATGAAGCCCTGGTCCTGCCAGCCCTGAATAAGTAGGGATCGGTCCACATTTCGGAACCATAGGATGATCTCGTTGGGGCTCAGCTCCTTCAGTTTGTAGCATCTTCGGCACATAAACTCGCCTAGGCAGCGCAACAGCTCTCCGGTTGATGCTTGAACAATCACTCGTCTTGGTGAGATCACGGATTTACTAGGCTGCTTTTGGACCGAGATCAACTGTTTGCCATTTTGTATTACGTTCTGAGTTTGATTCGTCTGTAGGCTCTGGTTAGGGACAGTGGGTACCGGAACCGCGAGTGGTCCAGGTTTCTGGTCCCGATGCGAACCTTTCCGATCTGGACTGGGTTGCTGCTgtgattttattacattttcgTTGTTCAGCTGCTCGACTGTGTTGTTGTTGACCTGCGAAGGTGGAGGATTCGGGTTAACCTTCTTGGCACTTTTCTTCTTGGCCGTGGCAGCCACGAGCCTCTTCCACGTAAGGGCTGAAATTATCACTGAATGTCGCTTCAGGCTTTTCTCCGGTTTGCCATTTTTGCTGTTGGGGATAGCCGAGTAACCCCCGTCCTGCTTCTCATCCAGTATCCCTCCCTTACCCGTTCTCGGAGATAAAGAGAGTACAGTGCCCATCGTTTCTGTTATTAGCTAACACCCAGCAAACTGATAGTGCTCTTTCTGTTGTTTTGCTTACTTCTTAGAAGGACGATCAGCCTGTAAAAATAGAAACGATTTAGTGTCAGACCCTGAGATTCAATTCCATTGAACATGAATTAGTCCACTGCAGATACAGTGGGGAGGGACTGCGGGAAACCAAAGTCAAAGTGCAGCTGAGATTCAGACAGGAGATGTGGCGCTCTCAGCCACTCCTTCTGCTCCAGCCAGACAAACCCCCAGCTTCAGACGGTGAGAGAAAGGGGCTGGTCTGTTGTACTCGTTGCAAAGCAAAAACAATCATCGTAAACCCGCAAAATGGGATTAGCCGTTATAGTGTAATCAGTCAGCCAACCTGAAGAAGATATGTTAGGATTGACAGCCCCCTGTACCAATCATAAACAGCATTTTCCACACCATATTCCAACATTACAGCAAACCATTTTTAGAATAACACGGCCGAACATACAATTCTATTTTAGAAAGCTTGTCTTTATTTTGCTTTAATCTACCATGAGAAGTGGATATTTGTGAAACTATTGCTACACcgttttcatttctttaaatatTATGAATATTTAATGAGGTAATATTGTCAGTTGTTATTTATGGCTGTCTTGTGCTTCCAAATGGCCCTTTTcctaatgtatttttaacatataGAAAATGAATTATACCACTGAGCATCATGGTTTATAGTAAACCTCTTTTAATCTGGTAACTACCATTTTCCTTAAAAATGACTGAGCTGCACACATGAAGTGTACACAGTATCATGAAGTGAGCTAGGGTGTTGCATTGCTGTGAGAACCTCATAATGACTGATCAGTAGAGACACCAGGTAGCTGTGTAGATTTAtttcatacataaataaataaatagcttccTCTTGTTTATTTCAGCTGTTTCATCAAATGTGTTTGTTTCCtagtattctatatatatatatcatatcatCTTGTTTTAACTTAAAACTAGCCACTGTGGTCTAAAGTAATGTTTAAATGATGACATTATCAAACAAAAATGTCTGTGTAATAagcatttatcttttttttcacctttttaTTACCCTAACAACAACAAAGTGTCTATGTTACTTGATGCATTTTTACCCCGCAGTTGTATAAAATTCCTTATTATTTTGTTGACCTACCTGCTGGAAACGCACAATGCGTTCACATGTCCACTCTCAAGTCAAGAATAAATAATGTCCCCTTCTTAAAAGATTACAGTACCTGATGAGGTTTATGGTAGTCTTGACGTAGACTGTACAGTAATCACCTTGACTTCTGTCATTTGTCTTTCGCCATGTTGTTTCAAGGAATTTTAGAAACACATATTAAGCTAcagggcatttaaaaaaataataataaaaacggtcTATTGAAGAACCTTCCAACCTCTTATCCCTCTTATAAAGGTTTTTCAGGTTTTTATCTGCTGTCGCCCATCATGATAGTAGCTGACTTGTAACAGGAAACTGCAGCTACATTTTGTAGTTCACTCTTATTTCTTGTCCAACCGCTTGAGAGCCACATGATTATGTTGTGTGTGATGGCAGGAATGCTACAAGGAACTTCACTACAGCTGAGAAAGACATTAAGAATGCCTAACACTAGACATCCCAGAACGGTTACCATTCCCCACTATGTACAGACATGTATCCCTATGCCATTCACCTACATAGATGGGAAGACTAGGTGTATTCTGAACATTTCAAATGTGAATTAAAGAATTGGGTACCATTATTAAAAAGTACAAGAACACAGGTATGTTATAAAATGCTTACAAAAGTACATGTAATTATCTTGAAAGGAATCCTGCACTGTATTGGCACTTTTTATTGATGTGTTGACAGGAGCTGTTTGAAAAGTAAAAGACCTTTTAAATAACATAAGAAGGGAGATGCAAAACACAATACATCAATGAGGGGATATAACCTACCACAATAaagattatattaaaacaaactgttTACAGAATACAATAGCATCAGGGTATTTAGTTAGGATTGTTAATTCCATGGATCCATTCAACATGCTACAAAATAAGTAGTgagacattttacaaaacacaataAGGGCAAATGGAATATTGGTAACTAACTATAATGTAATCTATGATCATCATTTATTGATTATAAACTATCATTTAGATTCTTGAAGGTTTTCTTTGTAGATAATTAAGAACGTTCTAGGATGGACAAAATAATGTTTCTGTGACGTTCAATTTGACCTCATTCCATCTGaacccagaaaaaaaaactacaggtgGTTGATGGTATTGTGTGGTTTGGATCTCATTTGGGTGATGGCATGGCCCATCAGGTTATTAAACACTGAAAAGGGGTCTACTCCTACTc contains the following coding sequences:
- the LOC117426483 gene encoding cyclin-dependent kinase 5 activator 1-like; this translates as MGTVLSLSPRTGKGGILDEKQDGGYSAIPNSKNGKPEKSLKRHSVIISALTWKRLVAATAKKKSAKKVNPNPPPSQVNNNTVEQLNNENVIKSQQQPSPDRKGSHRDQKPGPLAVPVPTVPNQSLQTNQTQNVIQNGKQLISVQKQPSKSVISPRRVIVQASTGELLRCLGEFMCRRCYKLKELSPNEIILWFRNVDRSLLIQGWQDQGFITPANLVFVYLLCRDAVSDEIASEYELQATFLTCLYLAYSYMGNEISYPLKPFLVETNKEVFWERCLQVIDKMSANMLMINSDPHFFTQVFQDLKNEGETREANGHWTINLDR